GCCGCTCCAGCCCGTAGGTCATCTCGAAGCTCGGCACATCCACCGCGATCCCGCCGACCTGCTGGAAATAGGTGAACTGCCCCACCTCCATCCCGTCGCACCAGATCTCCCAGCCGAGTCCCCAGGCGCCCAGCGTCGGGCTCTCCCAGTCATCCTCGACGAAGCGGAAATCGTGCCGCAGCGGATCGAGCCCGATCTCCCGATAACTCGCCAGCAGCAGTTCCTGCGCGTCCGCCGGCGAGGGCTTCATGATCACCTGGTACTGATAATAATGCTGCAACCGGTTCGGATTCTCGCCATACCGCCCGTCCGAGGGCCGGCGCGAGGGCTGCACATAGGCCGCCGCCCACGGCTTCGGCCCGAGCGAGCGCAGCGTGGTCGCCGGATGGAAGGTTCCGGCCCCCATTTCCATGTCGTAGGGCTGCAGGATCACGCAGCCCTGGCGGGCCCAGAACCGGTGCAGCGCGAGAATGATATCCTGAAAGCTCAGGGCGTGTTTCTGGTCTTGCATGGGTCCGTGATATGGAGCCGGTGATTTCGCAGGCGTTTTCGCGATGCACCATTACGAGGCAAGGGGCATGAGGGCAAGATTCGGACGGGCCGACCTGATCGGAATCGCGGTGGTGATCGCGCTCGCCGCCGCCGCCGCCGGCTTCCGCATGGCGACGATCGAGCCCCGCGCCTATGTCGGCCTCTGCGCCGCCGCCCACGCCCCGCTCGTCTGCGCCCCGCGCCACGCCGTGCTCTGGCTGCAATACGAGCGGCTGTTCGGCTTTCCCGCCCTGCTGCTCGGCCTGCTCGCCTTCGCCTTCGCCAGCCGCGCGCTCGGCGTCGCCGGCGCAGCCCTCGGCATCGTCGCCGTCATCAATTACAACGGCACCGAAGGCATCGTCGGCGCCGCCCTCGCCTTGTGGGGCTGGCTCGAAGCCGCGATGCCCGCCGCTTTCGACCGGGGAGAAGGACAACGCCATGCGCGCGAATAGCCACACCATGCTCGATTTCGACCTCGGCGAGGAGATCGACGCCCTGCGCGATTCGGTCCGCCGCTTCGCCGCGGCCGAAATCGCCCCCCGCGCCGCCGCGATCGACCGCGACAACGATTTCCCGCACGATCTCTGGTCGAAGATGGGCGACATCGGCCTGCTCGGCATCACCGTGCCCGAGCAATATGGCGGGGCCGGCCTGGGCTATCTCGCCCATTGCGTCGCGATGGAGGAAATCTCCCGCGCCTCGGCCTCGGTCGGCCTGTCCTACGGCGCACATTCCAATCTCTGCGTCAACCAGATCCGCCTCAACGGCACCGAGGCCCAGCGCGAGCGCTACCTGCCGGACCTCGTCTCCGGCCGCAAGGTCGGCGCGCTCGCGATGTCCGAGCCCAATGCCGGGTCGGACGTCGTCTCGATGCGCCTGCGCGCCGAGAAGCGCGGCAATTCCTACGTGCTGAACGGATCGAAAATGTGGATCACCAACGGCCCCGAGGCCGACACGCTGGTGGTCTACGCGAAAACCGACCCCGAGTCCGGCCCGCGCGGCATCACCGCCTTCCTCGTCGAGAAGACCATGCCCGGCTTCTCCTGCGCCCAGAAGCTCGACAAGCTCGGCATGCGCGGCTCCAACACCGGCGAGCTGGTCTTCGAGGATTGCGTCGTCCCCGAATCGAACGTGCTCGGCGGGGTCGGCCGCGGCGTCAACGTGCTGATGAGCGGGCTCGACTACGAGCGCGCCGTCCTCGCCGCCGGCCCCCTCGGCATCATGCAATCGGCGCTCGACATCGTGATCCCCTATGTCCACGAGCGCGAGCAGTTCGGCCAGAAGATCGGCGAGTTCCAGCTCATCCAGGGCAAGCTCGCCGACATGTACGTGACGATGAGCGCCGCCCGCGCCTATGTCTACGCGGTGGCCAAGGCGTGCGACCGTGGCCGGACCACCCGCAAGGACGCCGCCGGCGCCATCCTCTACGCCGCCGAGAAGGCGACCTGGATGGCGCTGGAGGCGATCCAGTGCCTCGGCGGCAACGGCTACATCAACGACTACGCCACCGGCCGCCTGCTGCGCGACGCGAAACTCTACGAGATCGGCGCCGGCACCTCGGAAATCCGCCGGATGCTGATCGGCCGCGAACTCTTCCGCGAAACCGCCTGACCCGCGGCCCGCGCCAGGGGGGATTTGACGCCGGCGAAAAACTGCGGCACCGGAAGCGGCCATGCGCCATTTCCTGGATTTCGAGAAGCCGGTCGCCGAGCTGGAAGCCAAGATCGAGGAGCTGCGCCGGATGACCGATCCGGGCGAGCTCAACATCGCCGAAGAGGTCACCCTCCTGTCCGACAAGGCGGAGCGGCAGTTGCGCACCCTCTACGGCAGGCTCTCGCCCTGGCAGAAGACCCAGGTCGCCCGCCATCCCGAGCGGCCCAAGGCGCGCGACGTCATCGCCGGGCTGATCACCGAATTCACCCCGCTGGCCGGCGACCGCGGCTTCGGCGAGGATGCCGCCATCGTCGCCGGGCCGGGCCGCTTCAAGGGCGAGCCGGTCATGGTCATCGCCATCGAGAAGGGCTGGGATCTCGAATCGCGGCTGAAGCACAATTTCGGCTCGCCCCGGCCGGAGGGCTACCGCAAGGCGCGCCGCCTGATCGAGATGGCCGGCCGCTTCGGCCTGCCCGTGCTCTCCTTCGTCGACACCTCCGGCGCCTATCCCGGCGTCGATGCCGAGGCGCGCGGCCAGGCCGAGGCGATCGCCCGCGGCATCGATGCCTGCCTCGCCGCCCCGGTCCCCTTCATCGCGACCATCATCGGCGAGGGCGGCTCCGGCGGCGCCATCGCCATCGCCGCCGCCGATACCGTGCTGATGTTCGAGCACGCGATCTATTCCGTGATCTCGCCCGAGGGCTGCGCCGCCATCCTGTGGGAAGACCGCGCCAACGCCGCCCAGGCCGCCGAGGCGATGAAGATCACCGCCCAGGACCTCAAGCGCCTCGGCATCATCGACCGCATCGTGCCCGAGCCGCTCGGCGGCGCCCATCGCGACCCCCAGGCCGCGATCACCGCCCTCGGCGCCGCGATCGCCGAAACCCTGCCCGGCCTCGCCGCCCTCGCGCCCGAGGCCCTGCGCGCGAAACGCCGCGAGAAATTCCTCGCCATCGGCCAGACCCTGCCGGTCTGACCGACTCGTTTCCCGGTCAGGCCCTGCCGGCCTGACAGACTTGTGTCCCGGTCAGGCCCTGCCGGCCTGACCGTGTGCTTGCGGTCAGCCCGGCAGATGCTTCGCGATATAGGGCGGCAGCACGAAGCTCGCCGCGTGCATCTCCGGCGACCAGTATTCCGTGGTCCCGAGAATCCCCGCCGCTTCCGCCCGCGCGCGGATCGTCGCCGCCGGCAGACGGGTGAGTTCCGGGTCCTTGCCGGCCCAGCCCAGCGTCATGAACCCGCCGACATAGGTCGGCACCGCGGCGACATAGGCGGTCACGTGCGGAAAGAATTTCCGCCGCCGCGCCGAGGTCTCGCGCAGCTCGTCCGCCTGCATGAACGGCACGCCGCACTGGTTCACCACCAGCCCCCGCGCGGTCAGGATGCGCGCGCAATTGGCATAGAAATCGTCGGTGAACAGCACCTCGCCCACCCCGATCGGATCGGTCGAATCGACGATGATGACGTCGAAACTCGCATCCGGCGCCTTCTTCACATAGTCGATCCCGTCGCCGACGATCACCTCCGCGCGCGGATCGTCCCAGGCCTCGCCCGCGATCTTCGGCAGGAACTCCTTCGCCAGCCGGATCACCTCGCCGTCGATCTCGACCATCACCGCCCGCTCGACGCCCTTGTGCATCAGCACCCGCCGCAGCACGCCGCCATCGCCGGCGCCGATGATCAGCACCGATCGCGCCGCCCCATGCGCCAGCAGCGGCACATGCGTCAGCATCTCCTGGTAGACGAACTCGTCGCCCTCGGTGATCTGCACGATGCCGTCCAGCATCATCACCCGCCCGTGGAACTCGCTCTCAAAGATCGCGATGTCCTGGAAGTCGCTCTTCGTCCGCGCCAGCTCGCGCGTCACCCCGAAGCGCTGGCCCCAGAACGGATACAGCGTCTCGTTCACCCACATGTCGGTCATGTCTTCGCTCCATGCGAAAACACCGCCCTGCCGGTGGCAAGGCGGTGTGTCGTCATCAACGGTTTCGCCTCAGGCGGTGACGCCGCGGCGCTGTTCGCCCACCTGCACGTCGCTCGGCGAGAACGCCGCGCGCAGGAACGGGATCGCCTTGTAGGGATCGCACACGCCGCACATGAAGATGTCGATCGCGGCGTAGTTGCGCTCCGGCCAGGTGTGGATCGAGATATGGCTCTCCGCCAGCACCACCACGCCGGACACGCCGCCATTCGGCGTGAAATGGTGGAAATGGCTGTGCAGGATCGTCGCCCCGGCGGCGAGCGCGCCCTCGCGCAGCGTCGCGTCGATCAGCTCGGGACTGTCGAGCTTCTCGGCCCCCCACAAATCCACGAGCAGATGCGTCCCGGCGAATTTCACGCCGTCACGCTCGACGAAATAATCCTTCGGCACGGCGACCTCATCGGTCGCGTCCTGAGCAACAGTCTGGTTTTCGCTCGGAATTTCCGAGACCATCCCCAGTCGGGCAAGTGCGTTCATCGCGAACCCCCTCAACCAGTGACAGCCTGTAGAACGCGGCACCGCGCCGCGCCCCCCGGGGCCAAGAGCGCGCGATATGCGGAAAAACCTCTGGACTTGCAAGGGGTTTTTCAAGGTTCTTCGATGAAATTTTACCCCCCCTGCGCAGGGGGGCAATGCGCGCCGGTTATGACGCCGCGCCGGCTCGGAGCGAAAACACCTCCGCGCCGATCAGCGCGAGGTCCTGCGGGCGCGACAGCCGGTGCTCCCCGTCCTTGACCAGCGTCACCCGCACATCCTCGCCCGTTACCGCCTCGGCGATCCGCAGCGCGGTCCGCCACGGCACCTCGGCGTCGCGCTGCCCCTGGATCAGCCGCACCGGCGCATCGATCGGAATCGGCCCGCCGAGCACGAGGTTCCGCCGCCCATCCTCCAGCAACGCCGCGGTCACCGGCGTCGGCGCGCCATAGGGATTGGGCAGGTGCAAGATGCCATCCCGCGCCAGCGCCGCCCGCGCCGCGTCATCGAAGGCGGGCTCCATCAGCTCGGCGGTGAAATCGGGTGCCGCGGCGATGCCGACGAACCCCGCCAGCCGCGCCCCGAGCCGCCGCGCCAGCAGCAGCCCGATCCACCCTCCCATCGACGATCCGACCAGCACGAGCTTTTGCTCCGGCACCATGGCGGCGATCACCTCTGCGGCATCGTCGGCCCAGCGCCCGATCGTCCCCTCCTCGAACCGCCCGCCCGACTGCCCGTGCCCGGAATAGTCGAGCCGCAGCATCGCCCGCCCGCGTGCCGCGCATTCGTCGCGCAGGAACAGCGCCTTGGTCCCCTGCATGTCCGAGGCGAAGCCGGGCAGGAACACCACCACGGGCCCCGCGCCGCGCAGAAGGGCACAGGCGAGGCTGGTCCCGTTCGCCCCGATCCGCGCCACGCTCTCGTCCATCCGGCCCTCCCCTTCGCTGCCCGCGCATGGTATCGGCGCGGCGCACGAAAGGTCCGCCATGCGCCATCCCTCGGATTATGCGATTCTACAGGTTCTGCCGCGTCTGGAAACCGGGGGCGTGGAGCAGGTGGTGGTCGAGCTGACCGAGGCCGTCGCCCGCACCGGCGCCCGCGCCTTCGTCGCCAGCCAACCGGGCCGCCTGGTCCGCGCGGTCGAGCGCGCCGGCGGACGGCATGTCGGGATCGACCTCGAATCCCGCAACCCGCTGAAGATCCTCGCCGCCGCGCGCCGCCTCGCC
This genomic interval from Acidiphilium multivorum AIU301 contains the following:
- a CDS encoding isovaleryl-CoA dehydrogenase, producing MRANSHTMLDFDLGEEIDALRDSVRRFAAAEIAPRAAAIDRDNDFPHDLWSKMGDIGLLGITVPEQYGGAGLGYLAHCVAMEEISRASASVGLSYGAHSNLCVNQIRLNGTEAQRERYLPDLVSGRKVGALAMSEPNAGSDVVSMRLRAEKRGNSYVLNGSKMWITNGPEADTLVVYAKTDPESGPRGITAFLVEKTMPGFSCAQKLDKLGMRGSNTGELVFEDCVVPESNVLGGVGRGVNVLMSGLDYERAVLAAGPLGIMQSALDIVIPYVHEREQFGQKIGEFQLIQGKLADMYVTMSAARAYVYAVAKACDRGRTTRKDAAGAILYAAEKATWMALEAIQCLGGNGYINDYATGRLLRDAKLYEIGAGTSEIRRMLIGRELFRETA
- a CDS encoding alpha/beta hydrolase; protein product: MDESVARIGANGTSLACALLRGAGPVVVFLPGFASDMQGTKALFLRDECAARGRAMLRLDYSGHGQSGGRFEEGTIGRWADDAAEVIAAMVPEQKLVLVGSSMGGWIGLLLARRLGARLAGFVGIAAAPDFTAELMEPAFDDAARAALARDGILHLPNPYGAPTPVTAALLEDGRRNLVLGGPIPIDAPVRLIQGQRDAEVPWRTALRIAEAVTGEDVRVTLVKDGEHRLSRPQDLALIGAEVFSLRAGAAS
- the speD gene encoding adenosylmethionine decarboxylase, with translation MNALARLGMVSEIPSENQTVAQDATDEVAVPKDYFVERDGVKFAGTHLLVDLWGAEKLDSPELIDATLREGALAAGATILHSHFHHFTPNGGVSGVVVLAESHISIHTWPERNYAAIDIFMCGVCDPYKAIPFLRAAFSPSDVQVGEQRRGVTA
- a CDS encoding glycine--tRNA ligase subunit alpha; this encodes MQDQKHALSFQDIILALHRFWARQGCVILQPYDMEMGAGTFHPATTLRSLGPKPWAAAYVQPSRRPSDGRYGENPNRLQHYYQYQVIMKPSPADAQELLLASYREIGLDPLRHDFRFVEDDWESPTLGAWGLGWEIWCDGMEVGQFTYFQQVGGIAVDVPSFEMTYGLERLAMYVQGVENVFSLRFNDAEGPHALSYGDVFLRAEKDYSAHNFEFADTEMLMRHFGDAEQECGALVGRGLAQPAYDQCIKASHLFNLLDARGVISVTERAAYIGRVRALAKACAEVWVAGERAEAEARKNG
- the speE gene encoding polyamine aminopropyltransferase, with translation MTDMWVNETLYPFWGQRFGVTRELARTKSDFQDIAIFESEFHGRVMMLDGIVQITEGDEFVYQEMLTHVPLLAHGAARSVLIIGAGDGGVLRRVLMHKGVERAVMVEIDGEVIRLAKEFLPKIAGEAWDDPRAEVIVGDGIDYVKKAPDASFDVIIVDSTDPIGVGEVLFTDDFYANCARILTARGLVVNQCGVPFMQADELRETSARRRKFFPHVTAYVAAVPTYVGGFMTLGWAGKDPELTRLPAATIRARAEAAGILGTTEYWSPEMHAASFVLPPYIAKHLPG
- a CDS encoding acetyl-CoA carboxylase carboxyltransferase subunit alpha, with amino-acid sequence MRHFLDFEKPVAELEAKIEELRRMTDPGELNIAEEVTLLSDKAERQLRTLYGRLSPWQKTQVARHPERPKARDVIAGLITEFTPLAGDRGFGEDAAIVAGPGRFKGEPVMVIAIEKGWDLESRLKHNFGSPRPEGYRKARRLIEMAGRFGLPVLSFVDTSGAYPGVDAEARGQAEAIARGIDACLAAPVPFIATIIGEGGSGGAIAIAAADTVLMFEHAIYSVISPEGCAAILWEDRANAAQAAEAMKITAQDLKRLGIIDRIVPEPLGGAHRDPQAAITALGAAIAETLPGLAALAPEALRAKRREKFLAIGQTLPV